Proteins co-encoded in one Euleptes europaea isolate rEulEur1 chromosome 1, rEulEur1.hap1, whole genome shotgun sequence genomic window:
- the LOC130493411 gene encoding zinc finger protein 239-like, with translation MNEDSYLDVKENIGEGLVEEGNSPLNRRNNSSVCGNLQAKPQPFTTCLKIVFNSQDLLPSHFHPIALQPCVLFPVLLKIHDKDNRKEPTASGEKKSDCNKHQKSHNREKTFTCLQCGRSFARKDNLISHQRTHTGEKPYKCLECGKSFTRTTNLTSHQEIHTGEQRHTCLECGKTFARKDILTSHQRIHTGEKPYKCLQCGKSFNQSGNLNSHLSIHTGVKKYKCLECGKSFNGSGNFTAHQRIHTGEKPFKCLECGKTFRRKDFLTSHQRVHTGEKPYKCMECGKSFSQAGNLGAHQRIHKEGKSCKCLVCGETFGHSARLAFHEKTHTAKRKLSCQECGKNFRQSKNVNSHTRIHPGKKKI, from the coding sequence ATGAATGAGGATTCATATCTCGATGTGAAAGAGAACATTGGGGAAGGACTGGTGGAGGAAGGAAACAGCCCACTCAACAGGAGGAATAATTCCTCTGTATGCGGCAACCTGCAAGCGAAGCCGCAGCCTTTTACCACctgtttaaaaattgttttcaacAGTCAGGATCTTCTTCCGAGCCATTTTCACCCTATAGCTTTGCAGCCATGTGTGCTTTTTCCAGTACTTCTAAAAATACACGACAAAGACAACAGGAAGGAGCCAACTGCAAgcggagaaaaaaaatcagactgtAATAAGCACCAGAAGAGTCATAACAGAGAGAAAACATTTACATGCCTGCAGTGCGGAAGAAGCTTTGCACGGAAGGATAACCTAATTtcccatcaaagaactcacacaggagagaaaccatataaatgcctggagtgtggaaagagcttcactaGGACTACAAACCTGACTTCCCATCAAGAAATCCACACAGGGGAGCAACGGCatacatgcctggagtgtggaaaaaccttTGCGCGGAAGGATATTctaacttcccatcaaagaattcacactggggagaaaccatataaatgcctgcagTGTGGCAAAAGCTTCAACCAGAGTGGAAACTTGAATTCCCATCTAAGCATTCACACAGGGGtgaaaaagtataaatgcctggaatgtggaaaaaGTTTTAACGGGAGTGGAAACTTTACtgcccatcaaaggattcacacaggggagaagccttttaaatgcctggagtgtgggaaaacgTTTAGGCGGAAAGATTTTCTAACTTCCCATCAGAGAgttcacacaggtgagaaaccatataaatgcatggagtgtgggaaaagcttcagtcaggCTGGAAACCTTGGtgcccatcaaagaattcacaaagAGGGGAAAAGTTGTAAATGCCTGGTGTGTGGGGAAACCTTTGGTCACAGTGCAAGACTTGCTTTCCATGAAAAAACTCACACAGCAAAGAGAAAATTGTCATGCcaggagtgtggaaagaacttcaggCAGAGCAAAAACGTCAATTCACATACAAGAATTCACccagggaagaaaaaaatataa